From a single Nostoc edaphicum CCNP1411 genomic region:
- the hemJ gene encoding protoporphyrinogen oxidase HemJ, with protein sequence MAYSWFKAFHIVGFVVWFAGLFYLVRLFIYHVEANLEPEPARTILKNQYQIMEKRLYYIITNPGMYVTIAMAIGLVSTEPDILKEGWLHIKLLFVAILIGYHHYCARLMKKLAVDECGWSGQQLRALNEAPTVMLVAIVLLAVFKNNLPTDIAAWAIFAMIILMAVTIQLYAKKRRQDKEKLTAQIGQVPQEQS encoded by the coding sequence ATGGCTTATTCATGGTTTAAAGCCTTTCATATTGTTGGATTTGTAGTTTGGTTTGCTGGTTTGTTCTACTTAGTACGTCTTTTTATCTATCACGTTGAAGCGAACCTTGAACCTGAGCCAGCGCGAACGATATTGAAAAATCAGTATCAAATTATGGAAAAGCGTCTCTATTACATCATCACTAACCCAGGAATGTATGTGACGATCGCAATGGCCATTGGTTTAGTAAGCACTGAACCGGATATTTTAAAAGAAGGTTGGTTGCATATCAAACTGCTGTTTGTGGCTATTTTAATTGGCTACCATCATTACTGCGCTAGGCTGATGAAGAAATTAGCAGTAGATGAATGTGGCTGGAGTGGTCAGCAATTACGTGCTTTAAATGAAGCGCCTACAGTTATGTTAGTAGCGATCGTCCTGCTGGCTGTGTTTAAAAATAATCTACCTACAGATATCGCTGCTTGGGCTATTTTTGCCATGATTATTTTGATGGCAGTCACTATTCAACTTTACGCCAAAAAACGCAGGCAGGATAAAGAGAAGCTGACGGCGCAGATAGGGCAAGTTCCACAGGAACAAAGTTAA
- a CDS encoding alpha/beta fold hydrolase, with translation MSITEHKINVDSLEWFYRESLPIGRSDLAPVLLLHGLVSQSYSWRHIIPALANQGTRAIAPDWIGYGFSAKPEKRDFAYTPDAFITALEGFIKALELENFSLVVQGFLGSVGLQYALRHPEQIANLVILNTPISTTAKLPWKIKQMGLPLAGEVMTQDPLLVDRTLEGGSRYRIGDKDLDIYRKPFLKTSASGRSLLASIRNLQLDSAMTEIQSGFKEWQQPILIQWGMIDPWLPVDIAQNFANSAPNTELIKLNNVGHYPQEHYHETILEDLLPFVRRKDAH, from the coding sequence GTGTCAATAACAGAACATAAAATCAATGTAGATTCACTGGAATGGTTTTATCGGGAATCTTTACCAATCGGCAGAAGTGACTTAGCGCCTGTGTTGTTGCTACATGGCTTAGTTTCACAAAGTTACAGTTGGCGTCATATTATACCTGCTTTGGCGAATCAGGGTACAAGAGCGATCGCTCCCGATTGGATTGGTTACGGCTTTTCTGCCAAACCAGAAAAACGAGATTTTGCTTACACTCCCGATGCTTTTATCACAGCTTTAGAAGGATTTATTAAAGCTTTAGAACTGGAAAATTTTTCCTTAGTTGTCCAAGGTTTTTTAGGTTCTGTAGGACTACAATATGCCTTACGTCATCCAGAACAAATTGCCAATTTAGTTATCTTAAATACACCAATTTCAACTACTGCTAAATTACCCTGGAAAATTAAACAAATGGGTTTACCTTTGGCAGGTGAAGTAATGACCCAAGACCCCCTATTAGTTGACCGAACGCTAGAAGGTGGAAGTCGTTATCGCATAGGAGATAAGGATTTAGATATTTATCGAAAACCATTTTTGAAAACTTCTGCATCTGGTCGAAGTCTCTTAGCAAGTATTCGCAATTTACAGCTTGACTCAGCCATGACAGAAATACAATCTGGCTTTAAAGAATGGCAACAGCCAATTCTGATTCAATGGGGTATGATTGACCCTTGGCTACCTGTAGACATTGCTCAAAATTTTGCAAATTCTGCACCAAATACCGAATTAATAAAACTTAATAACGTCGGACATTATCCTCAAGAACACTACCACGAGACGATTTTAGAAGACCTTTTACCCTTTGTGCGTCGTAAAGATGCTCATTGA
- a CDS encoding NAD(P)/FAD-dependent oxidoreductase: MNVVIIGCGVVGAAIAYQLSQEKGLKITVCDRQPPAQASTGAALGVLMGVISQKIKGKAWQMRQTSIQRYETLIPELEALTGRKIPFNRQGILSLGLQEENLAAWEKLVEIRHSQGWNLEIWDAAKLQNICPQVDNEKITGAVYSPQDRQLDPTALTLALVEAAQQNGVTFKFGVTVLDAPNSTSEFCHCLETTEGKIAADWFVIAAGLGSTPLTAKLNQIIDIRPVLGQALQMRVGHPLGNPDFQPAITGNDVHIVPVGGGDYWVGATVEFPSNSDEIPPNQELLESVREQAIAFCPELVTANILRTWSGLRPRPEGRPAPVIGKLPGFSNVLLATGHYRNGVLLAPATAYAIREMIISQGMGNEGLGTRD, from the coding sequence ATGAATGTAGTTATTATCGGTTGTGGTGTGGTTGGGGCTGCGATCGCATACCAACTGAGTCAAGAAAAAGGGCTAAAAATTACAGTTTGCGATCGCCAACCACCAGCACAAGCTTCTACGGGCGCTGCACTTGGCGTTTTAATGGGCGTAATCAGCCAAAAAATCAAGGGTAAAGCTTGGCAGATGCGACAAACTAGCATCCAGCGCTATGAAACCTTGATTCCTGAATTAGAAGCTTTAACAGGTCGCAAAATCCCTTTTAATCGCCAGGGAATTCTCAGTCTGGGTTTGCAAGAGGAGAATTTAGCAGCATGGGAAAAGCTTGTAGAAATTCGCCACTCTCAAGGCTGGAATTTAGAAATTTGGGACGCCGCTAAACTCCAAAATATCTGTCCTCAAGTCGATAACGAAAAAATTACTGGTGCTGTCTATTCTCCGCAAGACCGCCAGCTTGATCCAACTGCCCTCACCTTAGCTTTAGTTGAGGCTGCCCAGCAAAATGGTGTAACTTTCAAATTTGGCGTGACTGTTTTGGATGCCCCAAACTCAACATCTGAATTTTGCCATTGCCTTGAGACTACAGAAGGAAAAATAGCCGCTGATTGGTTTGTAATTGCAGCAGGATTAGGTTCAACACCGCTGACGGCAAAATTAAATCAGATAATTGATATCCGCCCCGTACTTGGGCAAGCCTTGCAAATGCGTGTGGGGCATCCATTAGGTAATCCTGATTTCCAGCCAGCAATAACGGGTAACGATGTCCATATTGTTCCTGTGGGTGGTGGAGATTATTGGGTAGGCGCAACTGTGGAATTTCCCAGCAATAGCGATGAGATACCGCCAAATCAAGAATTGTTGGAATCTGTTAGAGAACAAGCGATCGCATTTTGCCCAGAATTAGTCACAGCAAATATTCTTCGCACTTGGTCGGGCTTACGTCCCCGTCCTGAAGGACGCCCAGCCCCAGTTATTGGTAAGTTGCCAGGGTTTAGTAACGTCCTCCTAGCCACAGGACACTATCGCAACGGCGTTTTACTAGCACCCGCCACAGCTTATGCGATTCGTGAGATGATTATTTCTCAGGGAATGGGGAATGAGGGACTGGGGACTAGGGACTGA
- the psbQ gene encoding photosystem II protein PsbQ produces the protein MVRQRSIFSFFLVLLATFLISCGGPGVAIAPPTYTAVQLEKIQAYVPEIQAVRDRSEELTTLIKQGDWINVRNFIHGPITEAKLNLTYVTPNLLPKDQPTARQITRDFFKDLVKLDKATSAGNPLVALNQSQAAFAEIDKFLDLLPKTEES, from the coding sequence ATGGTGCGTCAACGCTCGATTTTTTCATTTTTCCTAGTACTATTGGCCACATTCCTGATTAGTTGTGGTGGCCCTGGTGTTGCGATCGCACCCCCGACTTACACAGCAGTACAACTTGAAAAAATTCAGGCTTATGTTCCTGAAATTCAGGCTGTGCGCGATCGCTCAGAAGAATTGACAACCCTGATTAAACAAGGTGATTGGATCAATGTGCGTAACTTTATACATGGGCCCATAACAGAAGCAAAGCTGAATCTGACTTATGTCACTCCCAACCTTCTACCCAAAGACCAACCCACAGCACGTCAAATAACGCGAGATTTTTTTAAAGACCTGGTTAAACTCGATAAAGCTACTAGTGCTGGCAATCCTCTAGTTGCCTTGAACCAATCCCAAGCTGCTTTCGCAGAGATTGACAAATTCCTCGATCTACTTCCGAAAACAGAAGAAAGTTAG
- a CDS encoding alpha/beta hydrolase, which translates to MTTVIFVHGTGIREREYNETFQIIEQKIHAQRPDIKVSPCLWGVLGAKFNDNRASVPLEDATLALSQREEDAEIVLWGQLYRDPLYELRLLSLKPIESGNPFGEEPGDVLQSRVASLTPGSQLQAKLQEAGIAEVFEPAREAVIHSEPYQRALLTVSESDLSEYYAPIARAVVAQAMFISEQQEKFPPILTDAQLRDKVVELLTLALGEAELGLGGWLLKPFVELAQHGGTNYVRGNRLELTDKISPMPGDILLYQTRGEKIRAFIQQQIEQAEPPVVLIAHSLGGIACVDLLVQQQLSQVELLVTVGSQAPFLYEINALYSLEYGQLLPEHFPEWLNIYDLRDFLSYVGNRIFPDRVQDVVVDSKQPFPRSHGAYWTNAKTWEAIISRLP; encoded by the coding sequence ATGACTACTGTAATATTTGTACATGGCACAGGCATTAGAGAACGAGAATACAACGAAACCTTTCAGATAATTGAGCAAAAGATTCACGCCCAACGTCCTGATATCAAAGTTTCTCCCTGCCTTTGGGGTGTATTAGGTGCAAAGTTCAATGATAATCGGGCATCAGTACCCTTGGAAGATGCGACACTGGCTTTATCTCAACGAGAAGAAGACGCAGAGATTGTATTGTGGGGGCAATTATACCGCGACCCTCTGTATGAATTACGGCTGTTGTCTTTGAAACCGATTGAGTCAGGAAATCCCTTTGGGGAAGAACCAGGGGATGTTTTACAATCTCGTGTAGCCAGTCTCACTCCGGGATCTCAACTGCAAGCTAAGTTGCAAGAGGCGGGAATTGCAGAGGTATTTGAGCCAGCACGAGAGGCAGTTATCCACAGTGAACCATATCAACGGGCGTTGCTCACAGTTTCCGAATCTGATTTGAGTGAATATTATGCACCAATAGCTAGAGCGGTTGTGGCTCAAGCAATGTTTATTAGCGAACAGCAAGAAAAATTTCCCCCCATACTCACCGATGCCCAATTGCGCGACAAAGTTGTGGAATTGCTGACTCTGGCTTTGGGAGAGGCGGAGTTAGGATTGGGTGGTTGGTTATTAAAGCCATTTGTTGAACTAGCGCAGCACGGCGGAACAAATTATGTCAGAGGAAACCGCCTTGAGTTAACTGATAAAATTTCGCCTATGCCTGGTGATATTTTGTTGTATCAAACGCGGGGTGAAAAAATCAGGGCGTTTATCCAGCAACAAATAGAACAAGCAGAACCGCCAGTGGTTTTAATCGCCCATAGTTTGGGAGGTATCGCTTGTGTAGATTTGCTAGTGCAGCAGCAGTTGTCTCAGGTGGAATTATTGGTAACAGTTGGTTCCCAAGCACCATTTTTATATGAGATTAACGCCCTCTACAGCTTAGAATATGGGCAGTTATTGCCAGAGCATTTCCCGGAATGGTTGAATATCTACGATTTACGCGATTTTCTCAGTTACGTGGGTAATAGAATTTTCCCTGATAGAGTGCAGGATGTAGTAGTGGATAGTAAACAACCATTTCCCCGTTCTCACGGCGCTTATTGGACAAATGCCAAAACCTGGGAGGCGATTATTTCGAGGTTGCCATAA
- a CDS encoding caspase family protein, whose translation MAKPERTFGLIVGIEKYHETAWNVPGGGPADDALKFAHWLHLHGVPKENIRLCLSALEENHQLIGECGLTVELATEQNISDIVTNFLSPKSGDLLYIFWAGHGLITSERERRLLCADANKQNWQNLDLNSLLVLLGSDKFQIRNHICIIDACANYVLESKGRPTNLGGKAFLSGQPKQDSQQFVLLATREGEQAKVNSETKTGYFSQAVREAFAAANGTFPPNMKEVTEAVKQRFISLDKKQLPTYFYSRSWDGDIEKSHFNPFDIPHNIQQSQARKFVGRDEQIEQLHQLLQANDVVAISDVTGQGGVGKTELAIQYSWQYLEDYSGGCCWLNPQGIDLGTQVVEFGVVNLPNFNLPDGLSLAGQVAYCWKKWQAGKVLLIFDDVKDWKQIQPYLPPKGSRFKVLITTRLNTGLVYPSLPLGGLSEDGALELLTTLLGKERVEKELEFAKGLCRFVNYVPIGLYQIAAQCREPGRVLC comes from the coding sequence ATGGCTAAACCTGAGCGGACATTTGGGTTAATTGTGGGTATTGAAAAGTACCACGAAACCGCTTGGAACGTGCCAGGTGGGGGGCCAGCCGATGACGCGCTGAAATTTGCTCATTGGCTGCATCTGCACGGTGTACCGAAGGAGAATATCCGGTTATGTTTATCAGCACTGGAAGAAAATCATCAGTTAATTGGGGAATGTGGGTTAACTGTAGAGTTAGCAACAGAGCAAAATATTTCCGACATTGTGACTAACTTTTTATCCCCAAAATCGGGGGATTTACTCTACATTTTTTGGGCGGGACATGGTTTGATTACCTCAGAACGAGAGCGTCGGTTGCTTTGTGCTGATGCAAATAAACAGAATTGGCAGAATTTAGATTTGAATTCTTTATTAGTTTTGTTGGGTTCCGATAAATTTCAGATTCGTAATCATATTTGTATTATTGATGCCTGTGCCAATTATGTTTTAGAGTCGAAGGGAAGACCAACTAATTTAGGTGGCAAAGCTTTTTTGAGTGGGCAGCCAAAGCAAGATAGTCAACAATTTGTGTTACTGGCTACGCGGGAAGGAGAGCAAGCTAAGGTAAATTCTGAAACTAAAACAGGATACTTTTCTCAAGCAGTGCGGGAGGCTTTTGCCGCAGCTAACGGAACTTTTCCCCCGAATATGAAGGAAGTTACTGAGGCAGTTAAGCAGCGATTTATTAGTTTAGATAAAAAACAACTGCCGACTTATTTTTATTCCCGTAGTTGGGATGGAGATATTGAAAAATCTCATTTCAACCCGTTTGATATCCCGCATAATATCCAACAGAGTCAAGCTCGTAAGTTTGTTGGCAGGGATGAGCAAATAGAGCAATTGCATCAGCTATTGCAAGCAAATGATGTTGTGGCTATTAGCGATGTGACTGGGCAAGGTGGGGTAGGTAAAACAGAGTTAGCTATTCAATACTCATGGCAATATTTAGAAGATTATTCTGGCGGGTGTTGTTGGTTAAATCCCCAAGGTATTGATTTGGGAACCCAGGTAGTAGAGTTTGGAGTTGTGAATTTACCTAACTTTAATCTGCCGGATGGATTAAGCCTAGCAGGTCAAGTTGCTTATTGCTGGAAGAAGTGGCAAGCTGGCAAAGTTTTATTAATATTTGATGATGTCAAAGACTGGAAGCAAATTCAACCCTATCTACCACCTAAAGGTTCTCGGTTTAAGGTGTTAATTACCACTCGTCTAAATACAGGGTTAGTATATCCATCACTGCCGTTAGGTGGATTGTCAGAAGATGGAGCCTTAGAATTATTAACAACTCTGCTGGGAAAAGAGAGGGTTGAGAAGGAATTAGAATTTGCAAAGGGACTTTGCAGATTTGTGAATTATGTACCAATTGGACTTTACCAAATAGCAGCACAGTGCCGAGAGCCAGGGAGAGTATTATGCTAG
- a CDS encoding tetratricopeptide repeat protein, whose translation MLADIFARLQKQASTDESGVAAAFELNWQSLEPEAQKLACLLSLFALAPIPWSLVESAASASHLEFDLKANCTILVERYLLQELAEDTYQTHDRIRELLQQKLEKLAEVNELKRGYCQAMVAVAKDIPQTPTLIDITQATLAIPHLGEAATVYQAWLSDEHLISPFLGLGRFYEGQGAYEQALPWYKQSLSAARKRFGDEHPDVAGSLNNLAFIYRYQARYSEAEPLFIQALEMRKRLLGDEHLFVATSLNNLAGLYDSLGRYSDAENLYIEALAMRKRLLGDEHPYVATSLNNLALLYDSLGRYSDAENLFIEALKMRERLLGDEHPIVATSLNNLAGLYKSQGRYSDAEPLYIQALKMRKRLLGDEHLFVATSLNNLAELYKSQGRYSDAEPLYIQALEMRKRLLGDEHLFVATSLNNLAELYKSQGRYSDAEPLYIQALEMRKGLLGDEHPIVASSLNNLAELYKSQGRYSDAEPLYIEALAIAEKRLGANHPNTITFRKNLENLRRNRQP comes from the coding sequence ATGCTAGCAGACATCTTCGCCCGGCTACAGAAGCAAGCATCAACAGATGAGTCTGGTGTAGCAGCAGCTTTTGAGTTAAATTGGCAAAGCTTGGAACCAGAGGCGCAAAAATTGGCTTGTCTGTTGAGTTTGTTTGCTTTGGCTCCTATCCCTTGGTCTTTGGTAGAATCAGCAGCAAGTGCTAGCCATTTGGAATTTGACCTCAAAGCTAACTGCACTATTTTAGTTGAGCGTTATTTGCTGCAAGAATTGGCAGAGGATACCTACCAAACCCATGATCGCATTCGGGAATTATTGCAGCAGAAGTTAGAAAAGTTGGCTGAAGTAAACGAACTTAAGCGCGGCTATTGTCAAGCAATGGTAGCCGTAGCAAAAGATATTCCTCAGACACCCACATTGATAGACATTACTCAAGCAACTCTTGCCATCCCTCACCTTGGGGAAGCTGCCACAGTTTACCAAGCTTGGTTAAGCGATGAGCATTTAATCTCGCCTTTTCTGGGCTTGGGTAGATTTTACGAAGGTCAAGGAGCCTATGAGCAAGCTTTACCTTGGTACAAACAAAGTTTATCGGCTGCTAGAAAACGTTTTGGGGATGAACACCCGGATGTGGCAGGTAGCCTGAACAATTTGGCATTTATCTATCGTTATCAGGCAAGGTACAGCGAAGCCGAACCTTTGTTCATCCAAGCCTTAGAGATGAGAAAACGCCTACTGGGGGATGAACACCTCTTTGTGGCAACTAGCCTGAACAATTTAGCAGGACTCTACGATTCTCTGGGAAGGTACAGCGATGCCGAAAATTTGTATATCGAAGCTTTGGCGATGAGAAAACGCCTGCTGGGGGATGAACACCCCTATGTGGCAACTAGCCTGAACAATTTGGCATTACTCTACGATTCCCTGGGAAGGTACAGCGATGCCGAAAATTTGTTCATCGAAGCTTTAAAGATGAGAGAACGCCTGCTGGGGGATGAACACCCCATTGTGGCAACTAGCCTGAATAATTTAGCAGGACTCTACAAATCACAGGGAAGGTACAGCGATGCCGAACCTTTGTACATCCAAGCTTTAAAGATGAGAAAACGCCTGCTGGGGGATGAACACCTCTTTGTGGCAACTAGCTTGAACAATTTAGCAGAACTCTACAAATCACAGGGAAGGTACAGCGATGCCGAACCTTTGTACATCCAAGCCTTAGAGATGAGAAAACGCCTGCTGGGGGATGAACACCTCTTTGTGGCAACTAGCTTGAACAATTTAGCAGAACTCTACAAATCACAGGGAAGGTACAGCGATGCCGAACCTTTGTACATCCAAGCCTTAGAGATGAGAAAAGGCCTGCTGGGGGATGAACACCCCATTGTGGCAAGTAGCCTGAACAATTTAGCAGAACTCTACAAATCACAGGGAAGGTATAGCGATGCCGAACCTTTGTATATCGAAGCTTTGGCGATCGCTGAAAAACGCTTAGGGGCAAATCATCCCAATACAATAACCTTTCGTAAAAATCTGGAAAACTTGCGGCGGAATCGTCAGCCTTGA
- a CDS encoding catalase yields MTEPQNLTTADGIPVADNQNSLTAGSRGPVLMQDFHLIEKLAHFNRERIPERVVHAKGAAAHGTLTITNDITRYSKAKLFSEIGKKTELLLRFSTVGGEKGSADAERDPRGFSLKFYTEEGNWDLVGNNTPIFFIRDPLKFPDFIHTQKRNPQTNCKDQNAKWDFWSLSPESLHQVTILFSDRGIPKTHRHMDGFGSHTFSLINAEGDRVWCKFHFKTLQGHQTLTEEESAKIKGEDPDHATHDLFEAIAKKDYPKWRMCIQVMTEEQAEKHPDNPFDLTKVWKQGEYPLIEVGILELNRNPENYFAEVEQAAFSPSAVVPGVSFSPDKMLQARIFSYPDAQRYRLGGNYQQLPVNQPKCPVMHYQRDGFMASGNNGGSVPNYEPNSAEGTPKENPAYAEPPSHLGDVTVDRYSHREGNDDYTQAGNLYRLLTPEQQERLAKNIVGSLSQAREDIQMRQLCHFFRADISYGRRVAEGLGISIDPSMFSHDAQPVGNW; encoded by the coding sequence ATGACTGAACCCCAAAATTTGACAACTGCTGACGGTATTCCAGTTGCCGATAATCAGAACTCACTCACGGCTGGATCGCGTGGCCCTGTATTAATGCAGGATTTCCACCTTATAGAAAAGCTGGCTCATTTCAACAGAGAACGTATTCCTGAAAGAGTTGTCCACGCCAAAGGTGCGGCTGCTCACGGCACTTTGACTATTACCAATGACATTACCCGCTACAGTAAAGCCAAACTTTTTTCTGAAATTGGCAAGAAAACGGAACTTCTCTTGCGCTTTTCGACAGTTGGCGGAGAAAAAGGTTCAGCAGATGCCGAGCGTGACCCTAGAGGTTTTTCCCTCAAGTTTTATACTGAGGAGGGTAACTGGGATCTTGTAGGTAACAATACCCCTATTTTCTTTATCCGCGACCCCCTCAAGTTTCCTGATTTTATCCATACCCAAAAGCGCAATCCCCAAACCAATTGCAAAGACCAGAATGCAAAGTGGGATTTTTGGTCACTCAGTCCAGAATCGCTTCACCAGGTGACGATCCTCTTTTCAGATCGGGGAATTCCCAAAACCCATCGACACATGGACGGTTTTGGTAGCCACACCTTCAGTTTAATTAATGCTGAAGGCGATCGCGTTTGGTGTAAATTTCACTTTAAGACTCTGCAAGGGCATCAAACTTTGACAGAGGAAGAATCCGCTAAGATTAAGGGCGAAGATCCCGATCATGCGACTCATGATTTGTTTGAAGCGATCGCTAAAAAAGACTATCCTAAGTGGCGGATGTGTATTCAGGTGATGACCGAGGAGCAAGCGGAAAAACATCCAGATAATCCTTTTGACTTAACCAAAGTTTGGAAACAAGGAGAATATCCTTTAATTGAAGTCGGGATATTAGAGCTAAATCGGAACCCAGAGAATTATTTCGCCGAAGTTGAGCAAGCCGCTTTTAGCCCTAGTGCGGTGGTTCCTGGCGTTAGTTTCTCTCCAGACAAAATGCTTCAAGCTCGAATTTTTTCTTACCCAGATGCTCAACGGTATCGCTTGGGTGGTAACTATCAGCAACTACCCGTCAACCAGCCCAAATGTCCAGTCATGCATTATCAGCGAGATGGCTTTATGGCATCGGGGAACAACGGCGGTAGCGTTCCTAACTATGAACCGAATAGTGCTGAGGGTACGCCTAAAGAAAATCCAGCTTATGCAGAACCACCTAGTCATTTGGGCGATGTCACAGTCGATCGTTACAGTCATCGTGAAGGAAACGACGATTATACTCAAGCAGGTAATTTGTATCGGTTACTAACTCCTGAGCAGCAGGAGCGTCTTGCTAAAAATATTGTCGGCAGTCTGAGTCAAGCAAGGGAAGACATCCAAATGCGCCAACTTTGCCACTTCTTCCGGGCAGATATTTCTTATGGTCGTCGTGTAGCTGAAGGATTGGGCATTTCAATCGATCCCTCAATGTTTTCTCATGATGCTCAACCTGTAGGTAACTGGTAG